The region taattgtaaaaaGCTTTCATTTCTGATTCAAGTCACAGAATACCATACACAATACCACAGTTGAATACAgttggagaggagaaagaagaatacGACAGGAATGAGTCAAATCTCTTTTTAATTCCCTCCGTCACATCCCCCTATTCACGCAGGTGTCAAAAGACGACCGCAGTGACATCGAATCCAGCTCCGACGAGGACGACGTCCCTCCTCCCGctcacaaacaccacaccaatGGCACTAACGGAGCTCACGGCACTAACGGTTACCTGACCGGCTCCGCGTGCGCCGACGAACACTGACTGCTCCCCCCTTTGTCCATCTCAGACATTAGCGCCGATGCTAAGCCGCAGAGTCTGTCAGTATGTGCATTACTCGTGCGTTtttcaaacataaacaacatGGCCTGTCCGGTACTGGAGATTCTTTCTGATAGAATACGTGAATGCAATTCTGTTTCGTTTTGgttctttgtgtattttttttcccccctcctttacctcgtcatattttgatttccATCAGATAGCACCCAGTGAGATATCTGAGCGCTCCCATTTCTGCCCACCTCCGGTTTAGCAAATCAGTGACAGCGTTTCACTTTATCATGCGAGCATGCTGCCAGATTTATGTCGTATGGAATCATGGGATCAGTAATCATTTCTTGAATTAATgtctttgtatttatttattttataaatgtgtttgcGAATTACGGAcacaaatgtttccttttttttttttcctatgtctTTGCATAGTTTTTCAAGtcagcgttaaaaaaaaaacgatcatGGAAAAATTTTGATGCCAAGTCAGTCACCGTAGCAACAGAGTTTCCACATTGGAGAGCTTGTTACTGGTAATATCTGACAGAACTGCATATACTTTAAATGACTGACGCTCTAATTAGGcagaacatttacatttgatttcCTTACAGATTTATGATTAAGTTGTATGCATTGATAGAccatcacagaaaaagagagtcGCACATTTTCAGAGTGTTAGCTTCAAATGAGGAATAAGTTACAGTGGTAAGcagaaatgtataaatatttagTCACGACACATTCCATCACATATTTAATTCAAAGCATGTCAGTGCAAGTTCCACAATCATTTAAGCAAAAGGATATTTTACTGAGTATGTTTAAATAtcataaatgtgaaaataacacaaatataaGGTTGTATACAGATAATGATAAAAGTATCATGCATATTTTTGTCACGTATTAACAGTAATTGTATTGTAAATGTGTCCCACACATGAACTTGTAGTTTACACTACGTTTATGAAGCAGCAAAATCTAAAGCTTGAATCTCACAGTGAAAAATCGTCACATGTCAATCATTTTGAGCAATGTAGACATGGTATTTCTAtcaaaaaaggcagaaaaagtTCATCTGAATGACTGGTGGTCTTCTAATGCACTCAACATAACATTCATAATTATGATATCTGTGTTCAAAGAAATTATTTGAAAGTTTGCTGAGGGCAATAAACATGCACTTTCAAAATTCCATGTCCATACTTAATCAAATGAGTGTTAGTTGTAAGTGTACTGTATCACTATTTGTTTTGAATATGTGAATGGtaaaaaaactgtttaatgGTAGAAAACTGTTTAATTTCCCACATTTCTCTGTATAATTTACCATTTTGTTCTGTATTAGTGGACAAATCAATCAAATACTCTTAAAATTCAATTTAAAGCTTTTCAGTTGAAAGTTAATATTTtcggaagtgtgtgtgtgtgtgcgtgcccatgtgtgcgcgcacgtatgtgtgtgcgtgcgtgttccTGAGTTTACCACTGCAGTCTTTTACTATGCTGTTGAAAACTGCTACAGTTTAAATAGACGTTGTTTTCTCTGCACTCCCGTCTGTGTACAGACGGTAACTTATGTGGTTTACACTTGATGTcaaaatttgaaacaaaaaaaaaaaagaaagaaagaagaaaacagtatTTCAAAGGCTTTGAGTCCTTGCCTTTGTGAAATGTCAGATTATGAATGGTAATGATGAATAATGTTGCCATGTATTTTGAATAAACTCGACAGACCAACAAACAAagtctttgaatttttttttttttttcgatgtgtgtgtgactgtcttgTTTTGGTAAGCAGAAGTACTTTTTCTCCTAATTTGGAGTCTCATCTTGTCCTTATGTCCATTTGATTATAATATTCATGAGGAAATAATTTGACTTCTCTTATTTAATACTTTCTATTATATTATACCGTCAGATCTtaactgaagaaaatggcttCCCGAGATGCTCAAAATCCCTCAGACAATAATTGGacaataaaaatgtgaatgtttgaCTGACGTTCCTGGTCAGCGTGGTTAACGTTTAGTGAGCAGGTGCAGGTTATTTGCGCATGTATGACTTGAGAAAGGAACATGGTCAAAGTCCCAAGTGCAAAGTCAACAAACGGTCAGTATGAAGATGAAGGACGATCTGGGTACCTGCTCTGTGAGTACAGGCTTTTTCACCTGAGTCTTGTGCCTTTCAAACAGACCAAGACTGCAGACTTCTATTAGATTTGTACTAGATGCTTTTGTTATGAGTGTTCTTATATTTCTTTTATGTGTTACAGTACAGCGTGTTATATCAGGAGCTGAAGAAGTTCTCAAAGAATGGAGAATATTTCTGCAAAGAGCTCTTGACAGTATTCCAACAAAGGTACACTCAATCTTAAACGTTTTGATCTGATTTATTTTTGGATTGGTTTGAAATGTTGCGTGATTTGTACAAATgttaagggagagagagaagaataaagaaaggaaaagaaagttAACAGAATCTGCTCTTTGAAACGCCAAAGGCTGAAGTTTGCATTTCAACAGCCAGTTACTCTCGAAAGAGATTTgatgacttttttgttgttgttgttttgtttttgttttttgtttttaatatctcTGCTTTATGTAAGTCTTTCAATCCAAATAAGTTCAGAATCCGCCAAAAAAAGAGGTGACTTCTGTAGAGACAGGTACAAAATATTCGAGACGTACTTTGTTCCGGAGGAACTTTCGTGTTTGGATTAATATGTGCAGGCAAACGGAACCATGTACACTATTTTAGAGGGAGCTCTAAGATCTGTACAaatgatttatacttctgtttTCCACCGAAAGTCATAAAATCTTACTGAATCACCATGTTAGTGAGCGACAgaatgatgatgtcattttatTGATGCAGAGCTGAGCTGGAGATCAACTATGCTAAAGGACTACAGAAACTAGCTGGTAAACTCATCAAAGCCTCCAAGAGCATGAACAACAAGTAGGTTTTGGTTTTCTCTGGACCTCGCCTCGACCTGTCCTCACCGTAACCAACCCTTCCCTGCTCAACCTAACCTTCCATTTAAACTCTAACTTTACAGACCTCTGAAACTAAGCTTTGAGCTTTGGCAGGGTTTGGTTGTTAGAAGCATGACATAACATTTTAATTGTGGAGTATGTTAAgacgaaaaaaaacccttttctccCGATCCACAGTTCTGCATACAGCGCATGGTCCCAAGTTTCGGATGAGATGTTCTCATCGGCGGATGCACATAGGTAGACCACTTTGAAGATGATGTCACACTGTAAATCCCATACAATGCCATATTTGTTTCTTGAAGAGACACTTTGTAATAATGTACTGTCAAATTGTGTGGTATTTGCTTATGATTGACTACCTGTTGCAAATATGTGTGCATGGTTGTGATATGCACTTATACACTCAGTTACTCCTGATGTACATTTGAATCAGTCAGTTCTGGTTAATGTGTGACTTGCCTGCAGTCTTAACTTTACAAatgggttttgttttaaataggATACTGGGGAATTCTTTCCACCAAGAAGCTTTTCTAGAGATTCGACAAGTTCTGGAGGAGCACACGAAAAGGAAGAGACCTGTGAGTGGCTGAACTCTCTTTCCCTGTCGTGAAACACTGTAGAGACAACAATATAAGATTCGACAGAACTTTAGAGCAATGACTCATTCTCTTCTATCCTGCATCTTCAGCTTGACAATGCCATAGACAAAGCGGGGAAAGCCTTTGTTACAAACTGGAACGAGCAACTCAAGGTAAAAGAGCGATATTATCGTTTTTCTGAGAAATCTCTTTAGTGCTGTTATGTTTACATAATAACTCTTATCAGGAAAGTGTTTTAGCCTGTGCTTGAGTAAAGCAGAGACATTAATATGCTGGAGATAAGTTGTTTGTGAGTAAAACACTTACATTTTTGTATGACTTTGATGCCTGTTTCCTTTCAAATATAAAAGCTATGTTCTAAATATGAAAGAACACAATGAGGATAAAATCACGCTGAAACTGCATTCGGTTTTTGCAGGTAAAGAAGAAGTTATCTGGGCTAACGAGAGAGCACGAAGCCCTTTTCAACTTTgtggaaaacaacaaacaaatgaacactgagaaagaaaaacaaaaggtacTGACTTACAATGACAGTGCACTGCTGGTTTTAACCACAACTGTCAATCTGAATTCTTTCTAAAGCGCTTTCATATTATCGTCTCTGCGCAGATGTTGAACAGGCTGACCAAGTCAGCGGAGTTGCAGGCCAAAGTTGATGAGGAGTACTTCAACCTCAATTTGGACGGTCATCAAATCAGGGTGAAGTGGGAGAACACACTGAAAAGCTGCTATCAGGTTCAGCCTCGCCATCTTTTTATGCATATCATTGAATGTGATGCTGATTGCTTTCCTTTCCAGATGGCCATCTGTGTCGCAGTCACGTAACTATTAAAGGGCCGAACCTATGCTTCACTCATTCATAATATGAATTATTGTGTCCATCAGTCCTTATTTGGTTCTGTTGACACATAAAAAGGCTATGCCAGCAATAATtatacagggttttttttttttatctttcagatCATACAGGAGCTAGAGAAACAAAGGATAGAGATGCTGTCCAGGATCTTGAATAAGTACAACCTCAACATGGCCAGTTTTGGACAGACTATCTCACATGTGAGCGCAAATACAACTAACACCCCTCCCAGCTTCACCCTTAGTGTTCctaatctctgtgtgtttaggtaTCATTCATATTATAACTATATTGTGATAGCGTCAATATAGTTTCATCATGGTGCATACTTATTAACAAAGTGAAGCATTAACAATAATTACCTTAAACACCGGGGGAACTATGTTACAGTCTTTACAACCCTGCCCACACCGAGGTTAAGTAAATGTTTTCAGATGTCTAAATAATTTGATTCCCTATGTAAAGCTGGCTGTGGGAGCTAAGAGAAAGACATgctttatgtgtgagtgttgttaACATACAGGctatttaaattgattttttggTTTCCCATTGCCAGTGCCAAAAGAAACTGGACTTGGCCATTGAGAGAGTGGATGTAGAGAGGGACATCCAGGCACTGGTGGAGGAGACAAGCATTACAGTGGAAGACAACAAAGCAGAGTTCCTTATGACTGACTACTTTGTGAGGCATTATGCAAAATATtgttctgtgtgcgtgtgtgcttgtgtgcgtgtgtgtgtgtgcgtgtgggtgagGACATGTAGACATGAAGTTGTGTATTTATAGATCATGGTTCATATGAGTCACAGAGATTTTGCATAGTAATTTACATGTTTGCGTTTATGATTATTTAAGAATTGGTGGAAACTAACTGAGCTCCTCAATAATAATGTACGaagtaaaggcaaaaaaaaaaaggaaaaaagaaaagaaaagcctttGGACCAGGTGTGGTCCTGTCACCAATATATTTCATGACACATACCCACGTGCTCACAAACATTATCACTTGGGAATGCTGACTTAACTCGTAATTTAATCATAAAACTACATCTTTATTAATAAGCTGTGTATAAACTTCTGTTTGtggttatattttattt is a window of Chanos chanos chromosome 10, fChaCha1.1, whole genome shotgun sequence DNA encoding:
- the nostrin gene encoding nostrin, with the protein product MKDDLGTCSYSVLYQELKKFSKNGEYFCKELLTVFQQRAELEINYAKGLQKLAGKLIKASKSMNNNSAYSAWSQVSDEMFSSADAHRILGNSFHQEAFLEIRQVLEEHTKRKRPLDNAIDKAGKAFVTNWNEQLKVKKKLSGLTREHEALFNFVENNKQMNTEKEKQKMLNRLTKSAELQAKVDEEYFNLNLDGHQIRVKWENTLKSCYQIIQELEKQRIEMLSRILNKYNLNMASFGQTISHCQKKLDLAIERVDVERDIQALVEETSITVEDNKAEFLMTDYFEEDSKSLMGKERRRDAMRSKLQRLEGCITKSKQEREALQKIVKTYTENPSFSNVKNLEETEQLLDETTLKLDLLEATHCKLSAVIAELEGKPKSLHRFSDSITKWKDKDCEHNVVRLSRPVRIKKTPFRSRMSLRCSIIYKGPANSITPKKPTPQTKEMASVRRTDITQKETPELSSEINGESYQSNDEEEQGAEYSSLGRCKVLYDFTSDNEDDLNIKEGDIIDVFQRDESGWWYGELNGERGHFPSTYVEDLPVLDVVVSSDA